In Deltaproteobacteria bacterium, a single window of DNA contains:
- a CDS encoding tetratricopeptide repeat protein, translating to MKSRLMVSVLACLLLCSCMGGAAPVQKARHLSDSARQNVAGLEQYQRGCWKRALENFFHAHELAVAGDQAHETATALNNIGNAYRMLGEAESAAGFFSEAAGIFRDAKDPEGERQALCNRAAALIALSRFDEAGKSLEAAEAVKVEGGSVFIPLAVNRAVLSLKKKDYAEAERLFNAALATEAGAKSAGVRHGMGVLLLETGRPADAAAHFEAALDLDRAGGFAVGMADDLNRLGAALLGAGKKADAAKTWKRALLIYSLTGRKEDAAKVREQLVPLAAETGLDLDVTELFRERWLGGGAYETPCGK from the coding sequence ATGAAATCAAGGCTTATGGTTTCGGTTCTTGCTTGCCTTCTCCTGTGCTCATGCATGGGAGGGGCGGCCCCTGTTCAGAAGGCGAGGCATCTTTCGGACTCGGCCCGGCAGAACGTGGCGGGCCTGGAACAGTACCAGAGGGGATGCTGGAAAAGGGCGCTTGAAAACTTTTTCCACGCCCACGAACTTGCAGTGGCGGGCGATCAGGCCCATGAAACCGCAACCGCCCTCAATAACATCGGAAACGCCTACCGAATGCTGGGCGAGGCAGAAAGCGCCGCTGGCTTTTTTTCGGAGGCGGCGGGAATCTTTAGGGATGCCAAGGACCCGGAAGGAGAGCGGCAGGCCCTGTGCAACCGGGCTGCGGCCCTTATCGCCCTTTCGCGCTTCGATGAGGCCGGAAAAAGCCTGGAAGCGGCGGAAGCGGTAAAGGTGGAAGGCGGCTCGGTCTTCATCCCCCTTGCCGTCAACCGGGCCGTGCTTTCGCTGAAGAAGAAGGATTACGCCGAAGCCGAAAGGCTTTTCAACGCGGCCCTTGCGACGGAAGCCGGCGCAAAATCGGCGGGAGTGCGGCACGGAATGGGGGTGCTTTTGCTGGAAACCGGAAGGCCCGCCGATGCCGCTGCGCATTTCGAGGCGGCCCTTGACCTTGACCGGGCCGGGGGCTTCGCCGTCGGCATGGCCGACGACCTTAACAGGCTTGGCGCGGCCCTTCTTGGCGCGGGAAAAAAGGCGGATGCCGCAAAAACCTGGAAGCGGGCGCTTCTCATCTATAGCCTCACCGGGCGGAAAGAAGACGCCGCAAAGGTGCGTGAGCAGCTTGTTCCCCTTGCCGCTGAAACCGGCCTTGATCTCGACGTGACCGAGCTCTTCCGCGAGCGCTGGCTTGGCGGCGGGGCGTATGAAACGCCGTGCGGAAAATGA
- a CDS encoding NAD(P)-dependent glycerol-3-phosphate dehydrogenase — protein sequence MELPVAVLGGGSWGTALARHLAVNGSSVTIWAREEEVAGAINTLHENTVFLPGFPLPKNLVATTDLKSAVADKALIVMVVPSEWMRETARAAAPHVSKGAVVVSCTKGIEVGTRMTMSDILREELTTVDPKNVCALSGPSFAKEVAAGFPTVVTVAASDKLVAGQVQKIFASPLFRVYTNDDMTGVELAGAVKNVMAIASGICEGLGLGANTRAAVITRGLAELSRLGAALGAKERTFAGLAGVGDMVLTCTTSLSRNYSVGVSLGKGEKLSEILAKTRMVAEGVRNARSVYNLSKSVGVEMPIVDQVYAILYEDRPPKEAIFALMTRKLRDGGGGGGGGGGGLFWTIYNCSLPHPLQKTLSYYSAQCLVLFYEEVAPSPRRRPGSRKTANKAKKLDSGLRRNDEIGQLPSCKWN from the coding sequence CTGGAGTTGCCCGTTGCGGTTCTGGGAGGCGGAAGCTGGGGCACGGCCCTCGCCCGGCACCTGGCGGTCAACGGCTCTTCCGTCACCATCTGGGCGCGTGAGGAGGAAGTGGCCGGGGCCATCAACACCCTTCATGAGAACACCGTCTTCCTTCCGGGCTTTCCCCTTCCAAAAAACCTTGTGGCCACCACGGACCTAAAGTCCGCAGTGGCCGACAAGGCCCTCATAGTTATGGTGGTGCCCTCCGAATGGATGCGTGAAACCGCCAGGGCCGCGGCTCCCCATGTTTCAAAGGGCGCGGTTGTGGTCTCCTGCACCAAGGGCATCGAGGTGGGCACCCGCATGACCATGAGCGACATCCTGCGGGAGGAACTCACCACCGTAGACCCCAAAAACGTGTGCGCGCTCTCCGGCCCCAGCTTCGCCAAGGAGGTGGCCGCAGGTTTTCCCACGGTGGTCACGGTGGCGGCAAGCGATAAACTGGTGGCGGGCCAGGTTCAGAAAATCTTCGCGTCCCCCCTTTTCCGGGTCTACACCAACGACGACATGACGGGCGTGGAGCTGGCCGGGGCCGTGAAAAACGTCATGGCCATAGCCTCCGGCATCTGCGAGGGCTTAGGGCTTGGGGCCAACACCAGGGCGGCGGTCATAACGCGCGGCCTTGCCGAGCTTTCAAGGCTTGGGGCGGCCCTTGGGGCCAAGGAGCGCACCTTCGCGGGACTCGCCGGAGTGGGCGACATGGTGCTCACCTGCACCACGAGCCTTTCCCGCAACTACTCGGTGGGCGTAAGCCTTGGGAAGGGCGAGAAGCTGTCCGAAATCCTAGCCAAAACCCGTATGGTGGCCGAGGGCGTCAGAAACGCCCGGAGCGTCTATAACCTCTCGAAGTCCGTGGGCGTCGAAATGCCCATAGTGGACCAGGTTTACGCCATCCTGTACGAGGATCGGCCGCCCAAGGAGGCCATATTCGCCTTGATGACGCGTAAATTGAGGGATGGGGGGGGGGGGGGGGGGGGGGGGGGGGGGGGACTTTTTTGGACCATCTATAATTGTTCCCTCCCGCACCCCCTTCAAAAAACTTTAAGTTATTACAGCGCGCAATGTTTAGTTCTATTTTATGAAGAGGTAGCCCCGTCACCCCGGCGAAGGCCGGGGTCCAGAAAAACGGCCAACAAGGCAAAAAAGCTGGATTCCGGCCTTCGCCGGAATGACGAAATTGGGCAATTACCATCATGTAAATGGAACTAA
- the gyrA gene encoding DNA gyrase subunit A, whose protein sequence is MNDPSRLVDIAIETEMKRSYLEYAMSVIIGRAIPDVRDGLKPVHRRVLFAMQELGNDWNKPYKKSARVVGDVIGKYHPHGDTAVYDTLVRMAQDFSMRAPLVDGQGNFGSVDGDPPAAMRYTEIRMQKLAHEMMADLDKETVEFTPNYDGSMTEPSVLPARVPNLLVNGSSGIAVGMATNIPPHNLSEIVDACCALIDEPETSDLDLLKLVPGPDFPTGGIIHGRAGIRNAYLTGRGGLKVRARMIVEKDKKSDKETLIVTELPFQVNKSRVIEKVAELIRDKVLEGISFVRDESDRDGMRIAMPLKKDVPSAVVVNQLYKHTQLEQGFGVIMLAIVDGRPEVLTLKECLRLFITHRKVVVINRTRYELKKAEERAHILEGLKIALDNLDAVVALIRRSASPKEALEGLMETFGLSKIQAQAILDMRLQRLTGLEREKILEEYREVIKAIARFNEILGSEIIVLSIVKEELLAIKTQYADPRRTEIIDETNPITLEDTIVEEDMVVTVSHRGYIKRNPLSLYQSQRRGGKGKLGMGTGDEDFVTSLFVASTHHNFLFITNKGKAYCRKVYEIPSAGRTSKGKAIVNFLALEEDEKLATVLPVPSFEPGQFVVTTTRKGLVKKTDIMDYSKIRATGIIALNLAENDELIAAAISDGTQNILLSTASGKSIRFHEADVRATGRVSQGVIGIRMADEDTLVGMEVLVHGKTLFTATQNGYGKRTELDEYPLQKRGGQGVITIKTGDRNGPVMAILVVDNDDDIMLMTDRGKIIRMPVTDLSVIGRNTLGVRLMGMEAGERVIGAQRLAEKEE, encoded by the coding sequence ATGAACGACCCATCCAGACTTGTTGACATCGCCATCGAAACCGAGATGAAGCGCTCGTATCTTGAGTATGCGATGAGCGTCATAATAGGCCGCGCCATTCCCGACGTGCGCGACGGCTTGAAGCCCGTGCACCGCCGGGTGCTTTTCGCCATGCAGGAACTTGGCAACGACTGGAACAAGCCCTACAAGAAATCCGCCCGCGTGGTGGGCGATGTCATAGGCAAGTACCATCCCCACGGCGACACCGCTGTTTACGACACCCTGGTCCGCATGGCCCAGGATTTTTCCATGCGCGCCCCCCTTGTGGACGGCCAGGGCAACTTCGGCTCGGTGGACGGCGACCCCCCTGCGGCCATGCGTTACACCGAAATACGGATGCAGAAGCTGGCCCATGAGATGATGGCCGATCTCGACAAGGAAACCGTTGAGTTCACGCCCAACTACGACGGCTCCATGACCGAGCCCTCGGTGCTTCCGGCGCGGGTTCCCAACCTTCTGGTTAACGGCTCCTCCGGCATCGCCGTGGGCATGGCCACCAACATCCCGCCCCATAACCTGAGCGAAATAGTGGACGCCTGCTGCGCCCTGATCGATGAGCCCGAAACGAGCGACCTTGACCTTTTGAAGCTGGTGCCCGGCCCGGATTTTCCCACCGGCGGCATCATCCACGGTCGCGCCGGAATAAGAAACGCCTATCTCACCGGGCGCGGCGGCCTGAAGGTCCGGGCGCGCATGATCGTGGAAAAGGACAAGAAGAGCGACAAGGAAACCCTGATCGTAACCGAGCTTCCCTTTCAGGTGAATAAATCCAGGGTGATAGAAAAGGTCGCCGAGCTTATACGCGACAAGGTGCTGGAAGGCATCTCCTTTGTGCGGGACGAGAGCGACCGCGACGGAATGCGCATCGCCATGCCCCTTAAAAAGGACGTGCCCTCGGCTGTTGTGGTGAACCAGCTTTACAAGCACACCCAGCTCGAACAGGGCTTCGGCGTCATCATGCTGGCCATCGTGGACGGCAGGCCGGAGGTGCTCACCCTAAAGGAGTGCCTCAGGCTTTTCATCACCCACCGCAAGGTTGTGGTGATAAACCGCACGCGTTACGAGCTTAAGAAGGCCGAGGAGCGCGCCCACATCTTGGAGGGCTTGAAAATCGCCCTCGATAACCTGGACGCCGTGGTGGCCCTGATCCGAAGGTCCGCAAGCCCCAAGGAGGCCCTGGAAGGGCTCATGGAGACCTTCGGGCTTTCCAAGATCCAGGCCCAGGCGATACTGGACATGCGGCTCCAGCGCCTCACCGGCCTTGAGCGCGAAAAGATTTTGGAGGAATACCGCGAGGTCATAAAGGCCATAGCCCGCTTTAACGAGATACTTGGAAGCGAGATCATCGTCCTTTCCATCGTGAAGGAGGAACTTCTCGCCATTAAAACCCAGTACGCCGACCCAAGGCGCACAGAGATCATCGACGAAACCAACCCCATCACCCTGGAAGACACCATCGTGGAAGAGGACATGGTGGTTACGGTGAGCCACCGGGGCTACATCAAAAGGAATCCGCTCTCCCTCTACCAGAGCCAGCGCCGGGGCGGCAAGGGCAAGCTCGGCATGGGCACCGGCGACGAGGATTTCGTCACAAGCCTTTTCGTGGCCTCCACCCACCATAATTTCCTTTTCATCACCAACAAGGGCAAGGCCTACTGCCGCAAGGTCTACGAAATCCCCAGCGCGGGCCGCACCTCCAAGGGAAAGGCCATAGTGAACTTCCTGGCCCTTGAGGAAGACGAGAAGCTGGCCACCGTGCTTCCGGTGCCCTCCTTCGAGCCGGGCCAGTTCGTGGTGACCACCACCCGCAAGGGCCTGGTGAAGAAGACCGACATCATGGACTACAGTAAAATCCGGGCCACCGGCATTATCGCCTTGAATCTCGCGGAGAACGACGAGCTCATCGCCGCCGCCATTTCGGACGGCACCCAGAACATCCTCTTGTCCACGGCGTCCGGAAAATCCATCCGCTTCCACGAGGCGGACGTGCGGGCCACTGGCCGCGTCTCCCAGGGGGTCATCGGAATAAGAATGGCCGACGAGGACACCCTGGTGGGCATGGAAGTCCTGGTCCACGGCAAGACCCTTTTCACCGCAACTCAGAACGGCTACGGCAAGCGCACCGAGCTTGACGAGTACCCCCTGCAGAAGCGCGGCGGCCAGGGCGTCATCACCATTAAAACCGGCGACCGCAACGGCCCGGTAATGGCCATACTGGTGGTGGACAACGACGACGACATCATGCTCATGACCGACAGGGGCAAGATCATCAGGATGCCCGTCACAGACCTTTCCGTCATAGGCCGCAACACCCTTGGGGTAAGGCTCATGGGCATGGAAGCGGGTGAGAGGGTCATAGGAGCGCAGCGACTGGCCGAAAAGGAGGAGTGA
- a CDS encoding HEAT repeat domain-containing protein has product MSFFKTKGPRVMAKTKTLYEYANELNPPKFKVWVTPKMRIEAAKALGLSKKPEAAEPLLMALPDKAVRDAVVEALASVEIPGEHKAAVAKGLLNYIRERENDFIASYFDKEKHPELMALCPEQKGHPILSEPESYLAGALSMVRQLSSEKAKAIEDAQAQGLEPYSRRKFRFNAALLSRLNVFLLSPDLENIDKTISLAESVVARLTGKKAESFAPKASSSSTHSATDVAALTDSAVAEFVEKGLERRHSVTTAILDTPKLLYATAKKIEEDNSQVSHEDAARMAGDGISMECLHCGPLQKAHQKRFLEAVSAGYASDTPLEKLSLDRGNAGVLATGRCPGCDDTPVKVTLDRNWIMIPEKPSMGTAEMKAPTPAEQSSFDVVYSGEILEGHDPAAVRQKLAALFKTDTARIEVFFTGEPRAVKKGLDRASAEKLMEALAKIGAKARMS; this is encoded by the coding sequence ATGTCATTTTTCAAAACGAAAGGCCCGCGAGTCATGGCCAAGACCAAGACCTTGTACGAGTACGCGAACGAATTGAATCCCCCCAAGTTCAAGGTATGGGTGACCCCCAAGATGCGCATCGAGGCGGCAAAGGCCCTGGGTCTTTCCAAGAAGCCGGAGGCCGCCGAGCCCCTTCTGATGGCCCTTCCCGACAAGGCCGTGCGCGATGCGGTTGTGGAGGCCCTGGCCAGCGTCGAAATTCCGGGCGAACACAAGGCTGCGGTGGCCAAGGGGCTTTTGAACTACATAAGGGAGCGGGAGAATGATTTCATAGCCTCCTATTTCGACAAGGAAAAGCATCCCGAACTGATGGCCCTGTGCCCGGAACAGAAGGGGCATCCCATTCTGTCCGAGCCTGAGAGCTACCTTGCGGGCGCGCTTTCCATGGTGCGCCAGCTTTCAAGCGAGAAGGCCAAGGCCATCGAAGACGCCCAGGCCCAGGGCCTTGAGCCCTACTCACGAAGAAAGTTCCGGTTCAATGCGGCGCTGTTGTCACGGCTGAACGTTTTTCTCCTTTCGCCTGATCTCGAAAACATCGACAAGACCATCTCCCTGGCCGAAAGCGTGGTGGCCAGGCTCACCGGCAAAAAGGCCGAGAGCTTCGCGCCCAAGGCATCCTCCTCGTCCACCCATAGCGCCACCGACGTTGCGGCCCTGACCGACTCTGCGGTGGCGGAATTCGTGGAAAAGGGGCTGGAGCGGCGTCACTCGGTGACAACCGCCATCCTGGACACCCCCAAGCTCCTTTACGCCACGGCCAAAAAGATAGAGGAGGACAACTCCCAGGTAAGCCACGAGGACGCCGCAAGAATGGCCGGGGACGGCATATCCATGGAGTGCCTCCACTGCGGGCCCCTGCAGAAGGCCCATCAGAAGCGCTTCCTGGAGGCCGTGTCAGCCGGGTACGCTTCGGACACGCCCCTGGAAAAGCTTAGTCTGGACCGGGGAAACGCCGGGGTTCTGGCCACCGGCCGCTGTCCCGGCTGCGACGACACCCCTGTAAAGGTGACCCTGGACCGCAACTGGATAATGATCCCGGAAAAGCCCTCGATGGGGACCGCCGAAATGAAGGCCCCCACCCCTGCCGAACAGTCCTCCTTCGACGTGGTCTATTCGGGCGAAATACTGGAAGGCCACGATCCCGCCGCAGTTCGCCAGAAGCTGGCGGCCCTTTTCAAGACCGACACGGCCAGGATCGAGGTCTTTTTCACCGGCGAGCCACGGGCCGTCAAAAAGGGCCTGGACAGGGCCTCAGCCGAAAAGCTCATGGAAGCCCTGGCCAAGATCGGGGCCAAGGCCCGCATGAGTTGA
- a CDS encoding lysophospholipase → MKHGESVLSRPGPVALYMQWWLPESAPKASLALVHGLGEHSGRYVNLVKTLTDRGIAVYAADNRGFGKSSGKRGHVMSWREYSDDTAAFLGRIREIKGPEPLFLMGHSMGGLIVLSNLLDSSPGDLKGVILSGPALSQGAVSPVLLMLGRIVSKIVPSFTLNTKLDSKAISRDPEVVAAYESDPLVHSLASARMGTEMGIAMERVKSEAGRIKQPLLIVHGGADRLVEPHTSRELLEALGSADKTRIEYPSYYHEPHNDLDWQKPVGDIADWMEKHI, encoded by the coding sequence ATGAAACACGGGGAATCAGTCCTGTCCCGTCCGGGGCCCGTGGCCCTTTACATGCAGTGGTGGCTGCCGGAATCCGCCCCCAAGGCGAGCCTTGCCCTTGTTCACGGCCTGGGGGAGCATTCCGGGCGCTACGTCAACCTCGTGAAAACACTCACGGACCGGGGCATCGCGGTCTACGCCGCAGACAACCGGGGCTTCGGAAAAAGCTCCGGCAAGCGCGGCCACGTGATGAGCTGGCGGGAGTATTCGGACGATACGGCGGCCTTTCTGGGCCGCATCCGGGAGATCAAGGGGCCGGAACCCCTCTTTCTCATGGGGCATTCCATGGGCGGGCTGATCGTCCTGTCCAATCTTCTGGACTCCTCCCCAGGCGACCTCAAAGGCGTGATCCTCTCCGGCCCGGCCCTTTCCCAGGGCGCGGTCTCCCCGGTGCTACTCATGCTTGGGCGCATAGTCTCGAAAATCGTCCCGTCCTTTACCTTGAACACCAAGCTCGACTCCAAGGCCATCTCCCGCGACCCGGAAGTGGTGGCCGCCTACGAGTCCGATCCCCTGGTGCACTCCCTGGCCTCGGCCCGCATGGGAACCGAGATGGGAATAGCCATGGAAAGGGTGAAAAGCGAGGCCGGGCGGATCAAACAGCCTCTTCTCATCGTCCACGGCGGCGCGGACCGGCTGGTGGAGCCCCACACCTCCCGCGAGCTTCTGGAAGCCCTTGGAAGCGCGGACAAGACCCGGATCGAGTATCCGTCCTACTACCACGAGCCCCACAACGACCTTGACTGGCAAAAGCCGGTGGGGGACATTGCGGACTGGATGGAAAAACATATATAG